One Zingiber officinale cultivar Zhangliang chromosome 10B, Zo_v1.1, whole genome shotgun sequence genomic window, ATGGATGTTTAGCAACAGTGACGGAATTCATGGTGAATGGATCACTTAAACAATTTCTGCAAAAGAAAGACAGGTATGACTGATATTTATGGTATAGTTAAACTCAGTGCTATTTGCTTCAGTGATTTTGAAATGTCATGacaagttttatttattgtgttCTGTAAACAGAACCATTGACCGCCGCAAACGACTAATAATAGCCATGGATGTTGCATTTGGAATGGAGTATTTGCATGGAAAGAACATAGTTCATTTTGATCTCAAGTGTGAAAATTTATTAGTCAATATGCGAGATCCACATCGTCCTGTTTGTAAGGTatgtattcttttcatttctcaaatttgatgatattatttgaaatttaatttagggATGATCCCTAGTTTGCATGATGCAATCACCTAATAAGTGAAACCCAGGTTGCCTCAAAGTAGAGCACATAGATTTTACCTTGGATAATTTTTGAGGGGAACAAATGTTGCCTATAGCTCAGTTTTTATCTATTCAAATCACTCTCATAAGTAAAACCCAGCACTATAACTTTGTCATTTTTACTCTGAAATCAGATTGGTGACCTTGGTTTATCGAAAGTGAAACAACATACATTGGTGTCGGGTGGCCTTCGTGGAACTCTACCATGGATGGCCCCAGAGCTTTTAAGTGGAAAAAGTAATATGGTGTCTGAAAAGGTACTTTCTTAGCACAATCTTTTGTCATCCAAGTCCAGTTATAAAGTTTCAGAGATTCCATCTTTTCTTTTGTTAATTTGTTTCTATTGGATCTATTCATGCATAGATTGATGTATATTCGTATGGAATTGTGATGTGGGAGCTGCTTACTGGGGAAGAACCTTATGCAGATATGCGTTGTGCTTCAATCATAGGTAGGGCATGTAGTTTTTTAATTGCCCGTATTAAAAGACATCATAATattagttttattattttgtcacgAATCATGGCAAGATACAGTGAATTGTTTGTTTGGGAAATTGGTGTTGTAATCTACCTGCTTGTTAAAGCAAAGGTAGATTTGCAACATATATTTTGGGGATTATTATTCttgtttttttattgttttttttagaGAGTAATTGATTGTTTAGTAACCAATTAAATTATGTAAAACCTTCCGATCCTTGCCACCATTCGTGTTGTTACTTTTGCATGGACCACTTAACAAGTAGAATTTATGATGGAAAGTCAAATATCTCCTTGAACTGAAATGATTTAGGAGAACTCTACCTCTTTACCATAACATCTACATCAGTGGAGAACAAGTTAAAGTGATCTTGTATTAGTTGAAACATACTTTTTTCTGTGTATTTGCCACGTTTCATTGCAGTGAACTTGCATACATACGGGAGCCAAAGCTGATGCACAATTTTTTTCCACAGGGGGCATTGTTAACAACGACATTCGACCTAAAATTCCAACCTGGTGTGATCCTGAATGGAAGTCCTTAATGGAAAGTTGTTGGTCTTCTGATCCAGCGTCCAGGCCATCATTTTCTGAGATATCTAAGAAGTTGAGGAAAATGGCTGCAGCAATTAATTTGAAATAATGCTCAACTCTGGATACACTTTCCTCTTCTTTTTTTAtcctttttgtttttgttttgcattCTTAGTCACTTACTTTTGAGACAATCAACTGCATTAATTACTGTGTGTTTCACAAAACACAGCACCTTAGTGGATGGGCCATACCATTCATGCACATTGGTATGGCTACCATACAGGATCCCTTGTAGTGCAACTATACCTTCAATCGTAGTGTACAGAATTATCACTCCCAAACAGAGGCAGATTAATGTTAGCAAAATGTCCTTGTTCACAACTGGAAACTTAAATCTGCAACCTTTTTTCTCTCTGATAGGGTGCTCTATTAGTTTTTGAGATACGCAGCTTTCTTTGCACAAATTAAGATAACAACAGTAGAAGGGAAGCTTGGATTGCATGTGAGGCAACAACTTCAAGAATCAATGTTAGTTGGTGTGAATTACTGATTAGAAAAAGATTACTGGATAAAAGGGTGGAAATGCTAATTTGATCTCTTCAGGAAACATATCTTTATCTTGGTGTTAAATATCTATGGATAGTAGATTATTACTGCAATTTACCCTTTTGTGTGATATTTGCATCAGTTCATCCAGAGGAAATGGTAAAACGGATTCTTATATTGTAATTCAGTATATGTAGTAGTTGAAAGAAGATAGGCGGTAGTTCAAAGCAATAGAAATGCATGGATGGAGCTAAAAAGGAATTCTACATCCGACAATGAGGTTGACTTAACATTGCAAATTTTAGTCTATGCGTGGAAGTTTTCTATGCCTTAAATAATCCCACCTTGACTTTGCCAATGATGAAAATCAACTAATCTAgtttgataaataattttcatgttAGCTACTCTGGAGTTATGTAGTTGACTGTCTGTAGTATCTTACCTGTTCATATAAAAACATGGAAGAAATCCAGGTGACCTTTCAAAAAGTCAACAATTAATGTCAAAAAACTGGTGTCTAATAATActgctttcctttttttttaaatagataaATCTCAGAAATATATTTCTAATAAGCTTTGTAAATATATGAATTGGTGCACgtctttttcatgttttttttttttgaaataaaatttatcATTGTATGAGGCAATATGTTGACATCGTAGGCAATTAATTGATTAGTAGAAGTGTGAAAAGGCTGGAATATGAAGTGCTAATCATCGACACCGCAAGTTGGCTTTTGTTTTCAGGTCCAATTTATGGCACTATTGATGCAAGCGTCAGACAAAGACTCGTATTAATTACTTTTATTATTAGCAGCAGTAGCAGTACAACTTTTACTATTAGGATGTTGATATGATGAAAGTGAAATATGAAgcataagatttttttaaatctgACCAAGTTTTGATCAGACACTCATCCCCATCTTTCAAAGGACTGCATGTTAATGGTGAAACATCTTGCAGAATAGGGCACCATCTGAAATTTAACAATTTGAATTCAAGCTTGATTCTGAGGATTGTATTTGCACagcattattatttttttcaaatgaaaatcAATTGGCAAGCTAATTAACATAGAAGTCATAACCTTGTGCTTATCCCCACTGTCTTTTTCCAACATTTGAGTCCCTGTTGGTGTCTTGAGACATCCCCCATAGATTCCCAAAGTTAGCCAAGGACAAGAAGAAACATACAAAGTCTCCAATTTTATTTACTTAATTCTCTTGTTATGCCGATGATAATTGCCTTTACGCTTGTTGTACTCCATCTTTTAGAAAATTGTCCCCTACACAGGTCAATGCAAGCTTTAGTTTGCTTGCTTTAATGGTTAAAGAAATTACACCTTTCCTTTTGTTATTTTCTTCTGTAGTGCTCGACAAGGTGTGAAGCAGATCTCCATCCATAAAGAGAGTTAATTGTTTGAATAAAAAAGGTGATGGACTTTTGGTGGAATGATTGGTATATCTCAATTACTAAATCATATATTCTTTGTCTCAGCAGCTGCATGGCTAGAGGTCTTTTTTAATTCCTGTGAATGCACTCGGTTCCTTTTTGACCTCCATATCTTAATGATATGTATATGCAATTAAATactcgaatatatatatatatatatattgggctCATGTTCCTCTGTACACACTGTTAATGGCGTTGTGTGTATGCCCTTGATACTTTTACACCTTTCTGAAGCTTTTGTATAGCCAATTAATGGAAAGCACTGGTGTTGTATGTATGCTCTGTAGAAACTAAAGCAGTCATATTCATATATATCATTATAATCTCCGTTAGTCTTCAGTCTAATCAACAATAAACAAACACTAACTTTTGGCTAATCCGCAATGCGATGTTAGGTGGGATCAAGGCAAGTCTTCTCTTTGCCGgttttgattattaataataGCTCCTGTCTTGCGAGTTGCGACTTTGGAAGAGAGGCCCGAGCACTAATGGCGCATGTCATGGACTTGGTCAACAATATTATGCCAGATTAGAGAtcgattaaataaaaatatttcacGTTGAAATTGCTACAAAGGTGTGTATCATCAAGTTCTGTCCTCTCTCGTAAGCATCACATCACACACTGACCATACTCGATCTTCTCCCCCCCTCAATTAGGTGTCTTCCTATTGCTATAAATTAAGCCCTTCCTGACCTTGTTCGTTGCCAGCCCAAGTTTAGACTCGACTGTATCCTTAATCATATTTTTCATCATAACACTGTTTGCATGTTTTGTGGAAGTTAGGAAGAGAGCAAGAGAAAGAGATGGGGAGGGCTCCCTGTTGTGACAAGGCGAATGTCAAGAAGGGGCCATGGTCAGCCGAGGAGGATGCGAAGCTCAGAGCTTACATCGAAACGAATGGAACTGGAGGCAATTGGATTGCCCTCCCTCAAAAGATTGGTAGATATGCATGCATATATGCTAATACCTCTAATCAATACCTCACAGTTATAGAACTGATATAAGTTTTATTAATTGATCGTTACAGGTCTGAAGAGATGTGGAAAGAGCTGCAGATTGAGATGGCTTAATTATCTGAGGCCTAATATCAAACACGGCGGCTTCTCTGAAGAGGAAGACCAAATCATACTCAGCCTTTACATAAGTATTGGAAGCAGGTAATAAAGTAACTGATCTACTGGGCAGTAGTATTTGATTCTGATCATAGTTTAATTGGGTCAATTATTGATCACACACCACTTCGATATGCAATATATTAGGTGGTCAATCATGGCAGCACAGCTACCAGGGAGAACAGATAATGACATCAAGAACTACTGGAACACAAAGCTGAAGAAGAAACTTCTTGGCGACTACAGGAAAATTAATAACAGATCAAAAATATCTCCTCAGTATTCTCCAATCAACCAAGAACACTCCAATTTTCAGGGAGCATTAATAAACTCGGAAACCCTGATCAGCGCATCGACTGTGGAGAGGATACGACTCCAAATGTGCTACATGAACAAGGGCAACAACGACAGTGCATTTTGGCCTATCTGCCATGTCCAAGAGAGCCAACTTACCAATTTGATCACCTCTCCAAAGTTTGTGCAACAACATGTGAATCCCAATGATACAGTGTTCGAATCATCTCAGATCAGGCAGGAAGTAGCTTTGCAGAATTTGCATGAAGATACGAGTGGTTCGACGATAGGGTTTTCGATGCAGGAAGAGAATGATCAGCTGCGGGAGTTGGACTGCTTCAAGGAATTACTAGAGAAGGAGAGTATGAGTTGGTGGTCGAGtgaagtgaaggaagaagcaaTCTTTAGCTGCTCAGCTGATTCTTTATTGCTTCAAGAGTGCATGAGATTGTGATCTGGACTCTAGAGATTGCTGTCTAGTAAATTTTGTTTCTTTTCAATGAATTGTGCAACCATTAACATATCTCTGCCTTGCCAATGATTGTTGGAGATAAAATGCTTGTATTTGACCTCCCAATACTGTAAAACATTATTAGTTTGAGCTCAATAATACTACTTCTGAATAATGACTCACATAATTAAATCAGATTTCAAGGATTTCAAATCAGAAGATGATACATTTAGACCAAAAGTCCAAAAGTTAGCAGATCATATGTTTAGTTATGCACCTTTTGGATTCTGTGGATCTTTAATTGGATTTTTGGAATCTAAAGGCTTAATTGAAAGGACGCGGGAGCCACAGACCCACCCACCAGCCAATCTATTCCTTGCGACAACTCATGTCCCAGCCGTCAACGTATTTATTGAAGGCATTTGCGattgtgatttttttatttttttatttttattatttcgaTGTTGTCATGTTTTTCAGAAAACagaactaaaaaaattaaaaatgaatataCAAGCGGCTAAGAATCTGCCACGGTCTCAATTCTCATTGGATGCCCGCCCCACCACGGCGAAAGAAGATAGAGCGCGGACCAATAGGAAATAGGGAGAAATCTAAAATCCCaaaaataaaactaataaaatctaaaaatgagcGGCCGACAGCCAGCGGAAGACTGGCCACTGCGACTGGAGCGCGAGTGCCATGGCGAACGGCGGCGAAGTGAAGAAGGAAGGCGGCGCGCCCCCACGAGGGGCCGCCGCAGCATCCTCGAAGCTCTGCGACGCCTGCGGCCTCAACCCCGCTCTCCTCCACTGCCGCGCCGACTCCGCCTTCCTCTGCGGCGCCTGCGACGCCACCGTGCACGGGGCTAACGGGCTCGCCTCCCGCCACGCGCGCGCTTGGCTCTGCGAGGTCTGCGAGGCCGCTCCCGCCGCCGTCATCTGCAAGGCGGACGCCGCCGCTCTCTGCGCTTCCTGCGACGCCGACATCCACGCCGCCAACCCCCTCGCCCGTCGCCACCAGCGCCTCCCCCTCTCCCCCTTCCTCGGCCCCGCTGCCTCCGCACGCGCCTCCTTCCTccacgacgacgacgacgacgcctACTCCCTCGTCCACCAGGAGGCAGTGCCGACGCAGTTCTTCTTCTccgacgccgacgccgacgccTACCTCGACCTCGACTACAACACATCGGAGGAGGAGCCCAAGGCCGCTAACGGAGCGGATCCGTCCTGCATCCTCACGCCCGCCTGCGGCTACTCGGATCTCAACGTGACGGGATCCAAACCCGAACCCGACGTTTCATTTGGCCACAGCGTAAGAAAATTCCGTTTTGGCCCCTTAAACTTTTCGACTTATTTTACATTACCGCCAAAACTCCACAAAATTACACTTTTTTTTGCAGGAGTCATCGGAGGCGGCGGTGGTGCCGGATGTGTCGCAGGTACCAGCGGCGGCGGGTCTTCCCTCTACGTATCCGGAAGCATCGCGTGAGGAGCGGGAGGCGAGGCTGATGAGGTACCGGGAGAAGAGGAAGAGCCGGCGGTTCGAGAAGACGATAAGGTACGCGTCGCGGAAGGCGTACGCGGAGGCGCGACCGAGGGTGAAAGGCCGATTTGTGAAGCGTGCCGAGGTGGAGGCGGAGACGGAGGTCGACCGAATCTACTCCACGGCGGCGGAGGCGGTGGCGGCGCTCATGGCGGACGACGACTACGGCGTCGTGCCGTCGCCGTATTGAAATCGATCGATCAAGAGCGTAGAGTTGGAATTGAAACTTGTCGAATTGGAATTGAAGAGCAAGAGCCATGGAATTAATTGATAGTTCATGGGGATTGTAATTAATGATACTACATGGCGCGAGCAGTTAATTTCTAGCTCGATTAATGTAAATTATTTGCTTGTGAAATTTATTTGTCAATTTCAGAACCTCgttatattatattatacatttttgttaaaaaaaatattttttggaaattcaaaattttttaaattgttaaacgttacaaatttgaaaatattcctctatatttattagaattttttaaaattagaattattaaattatatttccTTCACAATATGAAAATGGTGtgcttttcttaaaaaaaaaatatttattttattgttttgggCCATAATGTTATTAGCTTACTTTTGGGCCGCATTGTAGCAATTAATACTTCAATTGGATAACGTATAAGGGAAAAAAAATCACTCAGTAAACATCAATTTAAATCACTAATTGGATTCGTTCAAGTCGACGACTCTTATGCTTCTGTGACATGTATcg contains:
- the LOC122029613 gene encoding transcription factor MYB36-like, which produces MGRAPCCDKANVKKGPWSAEEDAKLRAYIETNGTGGNWIALPQKIGLKRCGKSCRLRWLNYLRPNIKHGGFSEEEDQIILSLYISIGSRWSIMAAQLPGRTDNDIKNYWNTKLKKKLLGDYRKINNRSKISPQYSPINQEHSNFQGALINSETLISASTVERIRLQMCYMNKGNNDSAFWPICHVQESQLTNLITSPKFVQQHVNPNDTVFESSQIRQEVALQNLHEDTSGSTIGFSMQEENDQLRELDCFKELLEKESMSWWSSEVKEEAIFSCSADSLLLQECMRL
- the LOC122030594 gene encoding zinc finger protein CONSTANS-LIKE 3-like, whose amino-acid sequence is MANGGEVKKEGGAPPRGAAAASSKLCDACGLNPALLHCRADSAFLCGACDATVHGANGLASRHARAWLCEVCEAAPAAVICKADAAALCASCDADIHAANPLARRHQRLPLSPFLGPAASARASFLHDDDDDAYSLVHQEAVPTQFFFSDADADAYLDLDYNTSEEEPKAANGADPSCILTPACGYSDLNVTGSKPEPDVSFGHSESSEAAVVPDVSQVPAAAGLPSTYPEASREEREARLMRYREKRKSRRFEKTIRYASRKAYAEARPRVKGRFVKRAEVEAETEVDRIYSTAAEAVAALMADDDYGVVPSPY